The Denticeps clupeoides unplaced genomic scaffold, fDenClu1.1, whole genome shotgun sequence genome window below encodes:
- the LOC114773771 gene encoding synaptogyrin-3-like: protein MTRGTAEPRGRGGMEERTGRSGAPSSPGTFIRQPRTVLRILAWFFSIAVFAPVVNEGYINSGSERLHCIFNKSHMACNYAISVGVLTFLATIGLLLLDAWFPQISSVKDRRRIVLLEMLFSGFWTFLWFVGFCFLANQWGQTSPAELPLEQAADAARAAIAFCFFSILIWAALTLLAAQKLLLGTDLSLFSMQHLDHHAPKSQSPTDVIGQTSLNDYKGPPVLQMLETRPQGHHVPPPAF from the exons ATGACGCGCGGAACGGCAGAGCCCCGCGGCCGCGGCGGGATGGAGGAGCGGACCGGACGGAGCGGGGCGCCCAGCAGCCCGGGGACCTTCATCCGCCAGCCGCGGACGGTGCTGCGCATCCTGGCCTGG TTCTTCTCCATCGCTGTCTTTGCCCCCGTCGTAAATGAGGGTTACATCAACTCAGGCAGCGAGCGCCTGCACTGCATCTTCAACAAGAGCCACATGGCCTGCAACTACGCCATCAGCGTGGGGGTCCTCACCTTCCTCGCCACCAtcggcctgctgctgctggacgccTGGTTCCCCCAGATCAGCAGCGTCAAGGACAGGAGGAGAATTGTTCTCCTGGAGATGCTCTTTTCAG GTTTCTGGACGTTCCTGTGGTTTGTTGGCTTCTGCTTCCTGGCCAATCAGTGGGGCCAGACCTCCCCTGCTGAACTCCCATTGGAGCAGGCAGCAGATGCGGCGAGGGCGGCCATCGCCTTCTGCTTTTTCTCCATCCTTAtctgg GCTGCTCTGACGCTATTGGCTGCTCAGAAGTTGCTGCTCGGCACTGACCTATCGCTCTTCAGCATGCAGCACCTGGACCACCACGCCCCAAAGTCCCAGTCGCCGACAGACGTGATTGGTCAGACCAGTCTTAACGACTACAAGGGTCCACCAGTCCTCCAGATGTTGGAGACCCGCCCACAGGGCCACCATGTCCCTCCGCCCGCCTTCTGA